TTTCTCTCTTCGGTCTGTTTTACCGGATCGCCATATTCGATACGCAGGATCTGCCCCTTCGGTAAGACCTGCCGCCCGCCTTCGCTAACAAGTGAGATGGTCGTGGCGCTCTGCGCATCGATCCGCCCGATCAGCATGCGGCCATCGCGCATGTAGACCATGTCGGCAAGAAGAGATGCCGGCAGAAGAAACAGGACGCAGAGGGCCCAGATTATTGTCGCAGGGTGAACGGATCGATTATAGCGCATGTTGCATTCTGAAATTCCGTCCAGAAAATGCCAGTGCTTTTTGAATTTTTTCGCCAGAACGCCCATGCCTTCTCGCCATCATTCTCAGGAAAGGATCTGTAAAATGAAATTGACGCTGCAAAAGAGAACAGTTTCCGTTCCACCCCATGAAACGATTGTCTCTTCTCATCGCCGTGCTTTTTGCGATCTCGCTCTGCCAGTGCAAAAAAGACGACCCCGCCCCCGAAAAACGAACAGATGTTCTTTATACGGCATACGTTGATACGCCATCCGGGCTTCGCATGCGAACGCAGATCGGCGGAGAGGTGATCAGCACTCTTTCTGATACGGCGGAGCTGCTTGTTCTTGAAGAGGGCAAAGAAGAAACCATCGACGACCAGCCTGGAAAGTGGCTGCGCGTGGAGGCCGAAGGCAGCGAAGGCTGGGTCTTTGGCGGTTTTACCTCGGCCAACCGACCCGACGTGCAGACAAGCGGCCGGCTCATGGTACGCAACGTTCATATCGATGATCCACGCGTCCAACCGCATAACTCCATCACCGTATATCTGGCGCAGGGCGGAAAGTGGATGCCCTATTCCTCCATCTTTCCCGGCGACGGCAATGGATCCTTTGGTTATCCGTCGCATACCGTCTCGCTTGCCGATATCGACAATTCCGGAACGCCCGACATCATCGTCAGCGGAGACTGCTGCGGCAACGGATTTGTAAGTGTTGTTCTGTCGAATGCTGACGGATCTCTGAGCACAGGCACCTCTATCGAAGGCTGCGAGCAGGGAATGGCAGATCAGTGCAAGGGCATACCTCAGGTGCAGTCGACCGGCGCCTGCGATCAGACGATCATAAGCATGGGCGAAAGCAGATACGCCTACTCCTGTAATACCGGCACGTTTATTGAGGCGCAATAGGCCATTCTCTGGAGCAGCAGCAAAAGCAATCCGGGGGGCCGGCCTTCTATTTCAGATCTTTCTTTAGAAAGATGCAGTCATACCCCTCCGGATAATCATGGATGCGGCCGAACTCCGAATATGCCAGCCGGGTATAAAAGGCCGGCGCCTGAAAGCCGAAACTGTAGCCGAAGATGACTGTGCATCGATGCTGTCTTGCCAGCTCTTCCACTCGCTCAAGCATCTGCGTGCCCAGGCCGGCCGAGCGGTGTTTCTCGTCGACATAGAGATACTGTAAGTTGCATCCGCGAAAGAAGATGTAGGCCATGAAGGCGGCGATCAGAGTATCGCCCTCTTTCAGAAGCCCTGCATAAAAAGCCGTCTCTTGCATATCTGCGCGGGCCAGCCGCGCCAGTCCAACTTCGTGCAGACGCCTCCAGAGGTCGGCGACCAGCTCTTCGTCGGGCGATGAGATGAGTTCGAACTTCATAGCAAGAAGAAGCGGCACATATAGCGGAACGGCGAACGTTCCTTTTCCTTCACTCAATCCCCCCTCTCTGGAACCTGCCATTTGCATCGATTCGATACATGAGCTTTTCTTCTTATAGATCTATGCGAATCACTCCATCAGAATACAGCCGCCCGCTCTGATACCGTCGCCTCGCCGCAGTCGCATGCTTCAACCTAAGCTCACATATTCCTCGATGTCAATCGCTTCAAGGAATTCCATATCGTGACTGATTACGATCAGAGCTCCTTTATAAGCAAGCAGGGCTCGCTCCAGCTCTTCCCGGGCGCGTTGATCGAGATCGTTCGTAGGCTCGTCGAAAAGCAGCAGGTCGGCCTTGCAGGCGAAGGCCATCGCAAGGGCCAGGCGCATGCGCTCGCCTCCGCTTAACGATGCGATCGGGCGTCGCTGGATCTCACCCGGAAACCCGGATGCGGCAAGAAGCGTGCGGGCGTCAGGGCCTTGATAGTGAGCGGTAAAAAACTCTACGACGCTCTGCGAGAACGGCGCAAGCAGGCTCAGCTGCTGATCCAGTAAAAGCGGATGTCGCGCCTGACCGATGATCTCGCCCGAGGCGATATGACGGCCGAACAGGATCGCCCCGGCTAACGTCGACTTGCCCGAACCGCACGGACCGACGACGGCGATACGCGAGTCGGCCCGCACGGTGAACGAGAGGCTGCTCGCATTACCGCGACTTAACTGTAACTGCTGCACGGTGATCAGCGGCCTCGATGAGAGAGACGATCCCCCTTGCGGACGCAGATCAAGCGGCCTGCCCTGCGCCAGACGCCGCTCCTTTGCCTCAGCGGCGCTTGCCTCGGCCTCATGCAGAAGACGTTTATGATGCGTCTCAAGCCGGGCCTTCGTATGATCCGCTCTGTTGCGCTGCATATTCACAAGCGACTTCGGATTCTTCTGCGTTCGGTTCACCGCCTCTGCGTGATTGCGACGCGAAACCTGACGGGCCACAGAGGTCTCAAGCCGGCGCTGCGCCGAAGCGGCCCGGCGATCGAGACGCTCCGCCTCGCGAAGACGGGCCTCGGCTTCAAGACGACGCTGCTCCTGATAGAGCTGCCATCCGCCTCCGTATTCTTCAAGGCGGCCGGCCTCCAGATGCGCGATACGGTCGGCCTCGCGAAGCAAACGACGATCATGACTGACGACAAGCAGCGCCCCCTTGAAGCGTCGTAGCAGGGCAAGCAGTCGCCGGAACGACGGCGTATCAAGATGGTTCGTCGGTTCATCAAGCAGTAGCAGATCGGGCTGTGCACGCATCAGCGCTTCGATCCGTTTCGCGCGTAACTCGCCGGCGCTGGCTTGCTCGAACGTCTGCATGTCCGATTCAAACGGATCAGAATCCGACTGAAATAGCAGCTCACAGTGCAGACC
This region of Leptonema illini DSM 21528 genomic DNA includes:
- a CDS encoding ATP-binding cassette domain-containing protein, with the protein product MISFSSLSAGALFSNLHLSLVEGRLICLTGPNGAGKTTLLSLLKEEAQRRGLHCELLFQSDSDPFESDMQTFEQASAGELRAKRIEALMRAQPDLLLLDEPTNHLDTPSFRRLLALLRRFKGALLVVSHDRRLLREADRIAHLEAGRLEEYGGGWQLYQEQRRLEAEARLREAERLDRRAASAQRRLETSVARQVSRRNHAEAVNRTQKNPKSLVNMQRNRADHTKARLETHHKRLLHEAEASAAEAKERRLAQGRPLDLRPQGGSSLSSRPLITVQQLQLSRGNASSLSFTVRADSRIAVVGPCGSGKSTLAGAILFGRHIASGEIIGQARHPLLLDQQLSLLAPFSQSVVEFFTAHYQGPDARTLLAASGFPGEIQRRPIASLSGGERMRLALAMAFACKADLLLFDEPTNDLDQRAREELERALLAYKGALIVISHDMEFLEAIDIEEYVSLG
- a CDS encoding GNAT family N-acetyltransferase; translation: MSEGKGTFAVPLYVPLLLAMKFELISSPDEELVADLWRRLHEVGLARLARADMQETAFYAGLLKEGDTLIAAFMAYIFFRGCNLQYLYVDEKHRSAGLGTQMLERVEELARQHRCTVIFGYSFGFQAPAFYTRLAYSEFGRIHDYPEGYDCIFLKKDLK
- a CDS encoding SH3 domain-containing protein, with the translated sequence MKRLSLLIAVLFAISLCQCKKDDPAPEKRTDVLYTAYVDTPSGLRMRTQIGGEVISTLSDTAELLVLEEGKEETIDDQPGKWLRVEAEGSEGWVFGGFTSANRPDVQTSGRLMVRNVHIDDPRVQPHNSITVYLAQGGKWMPYSSIFPGDGNGSFGYPSHTVSLADIDNSGTPDIIVSGDCCGNGFVSVVLSNADGSLSTGTSIEGCEQGMADQCKGIPQVQSTGACDQTIISMGESRYAYSCNTGTFIEAQ